One segment of Pseudomonas sp. FP2196 DNA contains the following:
- a CDS encoding ABC transporter permease, whose product MKTASPAGKRSGNFYGLGTYLGLAGALLAMIALFSVLSSHFLSYNTFSTLANQIPDLMVLAVGMTFVLIIGGIDLSVGSVLALAASTVSVAMLGWGWSVLPAALLGMAVAALAGTITGSITVAWRIPSFIVSLGVLEMARGLAYQMTGSRTAYIGDSFAWLSNPIAFGISPSFIIALLVIFIAQAVLTRTVFGRYLIGIGTNEEAVRLAGINPKPYKILVFSLMGLLAGIAALFQISRLEAADPNAGSGLELQVIAAVVIGGTSLMGGRGSVISTFFGVLIISVLAAGLAQIGATEPTKRIITGAVIVIAVVLDTYRSQRASRRG is encoded by the coding sequence ATGAAAACTGCATCTCCTGCCGGCAAACGTAGTGGCAATTTTTACGGACTGGGCACCTATCTGGGGCTCGCCGGTGCCTTGCTGGCAATGATCGCGCTGTTCTCGGTCTTGAGCAGCCACTTTTTGTCCTATAACACCTTCAGTACGCTGGCCAACCAGATCCCCGATCTGATGGTGCTGGCGGTCGGCATGACCTTCGTGCTGATCATCGGAGGCATCGATCTCTCGGTCGGTTCGGTGCTCGCGTTGGCAGCATCGACGGTAAGCGTGGCCATGCTCGGCTGGGGCTGGAGCGTGTTACCGGCGGCATTGCTCGGCATGGCGGTTGCGGCGCTGGCCGGCACCATTACCGGTTCGATCACCGTGGCTTGGCGGATTCCATCGTTCATCGTTTCTCTTGGTGTGCTGGAAATGGCCCGCGGTCTGGCGTACCAGATGACCGGTTCACGTACGGCTTACATTGGCGATTCGTTTGCCTGGCTGTCGAACCCGATCGCTTTCGGCATCTCGCCGTCGTTCATCATTGCCTTGCTGGTGATCTTCATTGCACAAGCGGTTTTGACGCGCACGGTGTTCGGCCGTTACCTGATCGGCATCGGCACCAACGAAGAGGCGGTGCGTCTGGCCGGGATCAACCCGAAACCCTACAAGATTCTGGTGTTCAGCCTGATGGGCCTGCTGGCCGGTATCGCTGCGCTGTTTCAGATTTCTCGTCTTGAAGCGGCTGACCCGAATGCCGGCTCCGGTCTGGAGCTGCAAGTGATCGCCGCTGTAGTCATTGGCGGTACCAGCCTGATGGGCGGGCGTGGTTCGGTGATCAGCACATTCTTCGGCGTATTGATCATTTCCGTACTGGCGGCCGGTCTGGCTCAGATCGGTGCAACCGAACCGACCAAGCGCATCATCACTGGCGCCGTGATCGTCATTGCGGTAGTGCTCGATACTTATCGCAGCCAGCGCGCCAGTCGGCGGGGCTGA
- a CDS encoding LacI family DNA-binding transcriptional regulator: MATIKDVAALAGISYTTVSHVVNNTRPVSQEVRLKVEAAIKTLDYVPSAVARSLKAKTTATIGLLVPNSLNPYFAELARGIEDYCERNGYCVILCNSDDNPEKQRSYLRVLLEKRIDGLIVASAGGDSGLAQGLAGVKTPMVIVDRGLDGVDADLVRIDHEYGAYLATRHLLELGHRDIATIGGPASTSVAQMRQAGYCRALKEAGIDVRPARMLESDFTSTGGYNAAAILLEKNPPSAIFAGNDMIGIGVLRAAAERNVRVPTELSVIGFDDIQMSRYVYPALTTVGQSILQLGEMAAEVLLRRIATPSLGTDQRIVTPSIVLRESTAPLSGVFTEYR, translated from the coding sequence ATGGCGACGATCAAGGATGTAGCGGCGCTCGCGGGAATTTCCTATACGACCGTGTCTCATGTTGTGAACAACACCCGCCCGGTCAGCCAGGAGGTACGGCTGAAAGTCGAAGCGGCCATCAAGACCCTGGACTATGTACCGAGCGCGGTGGCGCGTTCGCTGAAAGCAAAGACCACTGCAACTATTGGCCTCTTGGTGCCCAACAGCCTCAACCCGTACTTTGCCGAGCTGGCGCGGGGCATTGAGGATTACTGTGAGCGTAACGGCTACTGCGTGATTCTCTGCAACTCCGATGACAACCCTGAGAAACAGCGCAGCTATTTACGTGTGCTGCTGGAGAAACGCATCGATGGTCTGATCGTCGCCTCAGCCGGCGGTGACAGTGGCCTGGCCCAAGGGTTGGCCGGTGTGAAGACACCAATGGTGATTGTCGACCGCGGCCTGGATGGCGTGGATGCGGATCTGGTACGCATCGATCATGAGTACGGCGCTTACCTCGCCACCCGGCATCTGCTGGAGCTTGGTCATCGCGACATCGCGACTATCGGCGGCCCGGCGAGCACCAGCGTGGCGCAGATGCGTCAAGCCGGATATTGCCGTGCACTGAAAGAGGCGGGTATAGACGTACGCCCGGCGCGCATGCTGGAAAGTGATTTCACCAGCACTGGGGGTTACAACGCAGCTGCGATCCTGCTCGAAAAGAATCCGCCGAGTGCGATTTTTGCCGGTAACGACATGATCGGTATCGGTGTGTTGCGCGCGGCGGCAGAGCGCAACGTACGGGTGCCGACCGAGCTTTCGGTGATCGGCTTCGACGATATCCAGATGAGTCGTTACGTTTACCCGGCGCTGACCACCGTCGGCCAATCGATTCTGCAACTGGGCGAGATGGCGGCCGAAGTGTTGCTGCGAAGGATTGCTACCCCGAGTCTGGGCACTGATCAACGAATCGTGACCCCGAGTATTGTCTTGCGCGAGTCGACCGCGCCGCTGTCCGGCGTGTTCACCGAATACCGCTGA
- the rbsK gene encoding ribokinase, giving the protein MPANVVVIGSLNMDLVTRAPRLPRGGETLIGHSFTTVSGGKGANQAVAAARLGAQVAMVGCVGNDDYGVQLRDALLAEQIDCQAVSVVEDSSGVALIVVDDNSQNAIVIVAGANGAMTPGVIDRFDPVLQAAEVVICQLEIPDATVGHALKRAHALGKTVILNPAPASRPLPSDWFAAIDYLIPNESEAAALSGLPVDSLDTAKSAASHLIAMGAGKVIITLGAEGSLFADGKGFEHFPAPKVKAVDTTAAGDTFVGGFAAALAAGKSEAEAIRYGQIAAALSVTRAGAQPSIPTMSDVQAFKPA; this is encoded by the coding sequence ATGCCAGCAAATGTAGTGGTAATAGGCAGCCTGAACATGGACCTGGTGACCCGGGCGCCACGGTTGCCCCGGGGTGGAGAAACCCTGATCGGTCATTCGTTTACCACCGTATCTGGTGGCAAGGGCGCCAATCAGGCCGTGGCTGCAGCGCGATTGGGCGCGCAAGTGGCGATGGTTGGTTGTGTTGGCAACGATGATTACGGCGTGCAACTGCGTGACGCCTTGTTGGCTGAGCAGATTGACTGTCAGGCGGTGAGCGTTGTCGAGGATTCCAGTGGTGTTGCGCTGATCGTGGTCGATGACAACAGTCAGAACGCTATTGTGATTGTCGCCGGAGCCAACGGCGCAATGACGCCTGGGGTGATCGACCGGTTCGACCCGGTTTTGCAGGCCGCTGAGGTTGTCATCTGCCAGCTCGAGATCCCGGATGCAACGGTGGGCCATGCGCTCAAACGCGCACATGCGCTGGGCAAGACCGTCATTCTCAATCCGGCCCCCGCCAGCCGTCCATTGCCGAGCGACTGGTTCGCGGCCATCGATTATCTGATTCCCAATGAAAGCGAAGCTGCCGCGTTAAGCGGCTTGCCGGTCGACTCGCTGGACACCGCGAAAAGCGCGGCGAGTCACTTGATCGCGATGGGGGCTGGCAAAGTCATCATCACTCTCGGCGCTGAGGGTTCGTTATTCGCCGACGGCAAAGGTTTCGAGCATTTCCCCGCTCCGAAAGTGAAAGCTGTCGATACCACGGCGGCGGGGGACACTTTCGTCGGTGGTTTCGCCGCTGCGCTGGCCGCTGGCAAGTCTGAGGCCGAAGCGATTCGCTACGGACAGATTGCCGCCGCATTGTCAGTGACTCGCGCCGGTGCGCAGCCATCTATCCCAACAATGTCCGACGTACAGGCGTTTAAACCCGCATGA
- the rbsD gene encoding D-ribose pyranase — translation MKKTPLLNVALSRLIASLGHGDMVVIGDAGLPVPPGVELIDLALTHGVPDFVSTLKVVLSEMQVESHVLAKEIFDKQPTALITLDELNEEGALGRRDLVSHEQFKVLSRQARAIVRTGECQPYCNIVLLAGVTF, via the coding sequence ATGAAAAAGACTCCATTGCTCAACGTTGCGTTATCGCGGCTGATTGCCTCTCTGGGGCATGGCGACATGGTGGTCATTGGTGATGCCGGATTGCCGGTGCCGCCCGGTGTCGAACTGATCGATCTGGCGCTGACCCATGGTGTCCCTGATTTCGTCAGCACGCTGAAAGTCGTGCTCAGCGAAATGCAGGTAGAAAGTCATGTGCTGGCCAAAGAGATCTTCGACAAGCAGCCTACAGCGCTGATCACGCTGGACGAGCTGAATGAAGAGGGCGCCCTGGGTCGTCGGGATCTGGTCAGTCACGAGCAATTCAAGGTTCTCAGCCGACAGGCACGGGCGATTGTTCGTACAGGCGAATGTCAGCCGTACTGCAACATCGTTCTGTTGGCAGGTGTTACGTTCTAA
- a CDS encoding nucleoside hydrolase, protein MQRYAQKLHQLIRSLLLLSVITATGAHAAEKIDLIIDTDPGADDVVALLFALASPDELNIRALTTVAGNVRLDKTSRNARLAREWAGREDVPVYAGAPKPLMRTPIYAENIHGKEGLSGVTVHEPKKGLAEGNAVNYLIDTLKKAKPHSITIAMLGPQTNLALALIQEPEIVQGIKEVVIMGGAHFNGGNITPVAEFNLFADPQAAEVVLKSGVKLTYLPLDVTHKILTSDARLKQIAALNNNASKIVGDILNEYIKGDMEHYGIPGGPVHDATVVAYLLKPELFTGRSVNVVVDSREGPTFGQTIVDWYDGLKAPKNAFWVENGDAQGFFDLLTERLKRLK, encoded by the coding sequence ATGCAACGCTATGCTCAAAAACTGCATCAACTGATCCGGAGTCTGCTGCTTTTGTCCGTGATAACTGCAACCGGCGCTCATGCGGCGGAAAAAATCGACCTGATCATCGATACAGACCCAGGTGCCGACGATGTGGTCGCCTTGCTGTTCGCGCTGGCCTCGCCGGACGAACTGAACATTCGTGCGCTGACCACCGTGGCCGGCAACGTGCGTCTCGACAAGACTTCGCGTAACGCGCGTCTGGCTCGTGAGTGGGCGGGGCGCGAGGATGTGCCGGTCTATGCTGGCGCACCGAAGCCGCTGATGCGTACGCCGATCTACGCCGAGAACATCCATGGCAAGGAAGGCCTGTCGGGTGTCACCGTACACGAACCGAAAAAAGGCCTGGCTGAAGGCAATGCGGTCAATTATCTGATCGACACCCTTAAAAAAGCCAAGCCGCACAGCATCACCATCGCTATGCTCGGCCCGCAAACCAACCTGGCGCTTGCGTTGATCCAGGAACCGGAAATTGTCCAGGGCATCAAGGAAGTGGTGATCATGGGGGGGGCGCACTTTAATGGTGGCAACATCACCCCGGTGGCTGAATTCAACCTGTTTGCCGATCCGCAAGCGGCAGAAGTGGTGCTCAAGAGCGGCGTCAAGCTGACCTATCTGCCACTGGACGTGACCCACAAGATTCTCACCAGTGATGCGCGCCTGAAGCAGATTGCCGCGCTGAACAATAACGCGAGCAAAATTGTCGGCGACATCCTAAACGAATACATCAAAGGCGATATGGAGCACTACGGCATTCCGGGCGGCCCGGTGCATGACGCCACCGTCGTGGCTTATCTGCTCAAGCCCGAACTCTTCACCGGTCGTTCGGTGAATGTCGTGGTTGATAGTCGTGAAGGCCCGACTTTCGGTCAGACCATTGTCGATTGGTATGACGGCCTCAAGGCACCGAAGAATGCCTTCTGGGTGGAAAATGGCGATGCCCAGGGTTTCTTTGATCTGTTGACCGAGCGCCTGAAGCGCCTGAAGTAA
- a CDS encoding I78 family peptidase inhibitor, producing MPLKFASLGALMAVTMLAGCSTTSSESAKDPVATEAGHSRCEATAAEFAIGKKASPALLEQARAKAGAQNARFLKPDDMITLEYRSDRLNLNTDNSLVVTRVNCG from the coding sequence ATGCCTTTGAAGTTCGCATCACTGGGTGCACTAATGGCCGTTACCATGTTGGCCGGTTGCAGCACAACCTCCAGCGAGTCGGCAAAGGATCCTGTGGCAACCGAAGCCGGTCATAGCCGCTGTGAAGCAACGGCAGCGGAGTTCGCCATTGGCAAGAAAGCTTCGCCTGCCCTGTTGGAGCAGGCTCGCGCCAAGGCCGGTGCGCAAAACGCCCGATTCCTCAAGCCAGACGACATGATCACTCTGGAATATCGTTCTGATCGCTTGAACCTGAATACCGACAACAGTCTCGTGGTGACTCGCGTCAACTGCGGCTGA
- a CDS encoding cold-shock protein, translated as MSNRQTGTVKWFNDEKGFGFITPQGGGDDLFVHFKAIESDGFKSLKEGQTVSFVAEKGQKGMQAAQVRPE; from the coding sequence ATGTCTAATCGCCAAACCGGCACCGTTAAGTGGTTCAACGATGAAAAAGGCTTCGGCTTCATCACTCCTCAAGGTGGCGGTGACGACCTGTTCGTACACTTCAAAGCTATCGAAAGCGACGGTTTCAAAAGCCTGAAAGAAGGCCAGACCGTTTCCTTCGTGGCTGAGAAAGGCCAAAAGGGTATGCAAGCTGCACAGGTTCGCCCAGAGTAA
- the thrS gene encoding threonine--tRNA ligase — MPTITLPDGSQRSFDHPVSVAEVAASIGAGLAKATVAGKVNGKLVDASDIIDSDATLQIITPKDEEGLEIIRHSCAHLVGHAVKQLYPTAKMVIGPVIDEGFYYDIAFERPFTPDDMAAIEQRMQQLIEKDYDVIKKVTPRAEVIEVFKARGEDYKLRLVEDMPNEQAMGLYYHEEYVDMCRGPHVPNTRFLKSFKLTKLSGAYWRGDAKNEQLQRVYGTAWADKKQLAAYIQRIEEAEKRDHRKIGKRLGLFHTQEEAPGMVFWHPNGWTLYQVLEQYMRKVQRDNGYLEIKTPQVVDRSLWEKSGHWANYADNMFTTQSESRDYAIKPMNCPCHVQVFNQGLKSYRELPMRLAEFGACHRNEPSGALHGIMRVRGFTQDDAHIFCTEEQMQAESAAFIKLTMDVYRDFGFTDVEMKLSTRPEKRVGSDELWDRAEAALAAALDSAGLPYDLQPGEGAFYGPKIEFSLKDCLGRVWQCGTLQLDFNLPVRLGAEYVSEDNSRKHPVMLHRAILGSFERFVGILIEHYEGAFPAWLAPTQAVVMNITDKQADFVAEVEKTLNESGFRAKSDLRNEKIGFKIREHTLLKVPYLLVIGDKEVEMQTVAVRTREGADLGSMPVAQFAEFLAQAVSRRGRPDSE; from the coding sequence ATGCCAACTATTACTCTTCCCGACGGCAGTCAACGTTCATTCGATCACCCGGTTTCCGTAGCCGAGGTCGCCGCATCCATTGGTGCAGGTCTGGCCAAAGCCACCGTAGCCGGCAAGGTCAATGGCAAGCTGGTTGACGCCAGCGACATCATCGACAGCGACGCTACGCTGCAAATCATCACGCCAAAGGATGAAGAGGGGCTGGAGATCATTCGCCACTCTTGCGCCCACCTGGTTGGTCACGCGGTCAAGCAGTTGTACCCGACCGCCAAAATGGTGATCGGACCGGTCATCGACGAAGGCTTCTATTACGACATCGCCTTCGAACGTCCTTTTACTCCGGACGACATGGCGGCCATCGAACAGCGCATGCAGCAGCTGATCGAGAAAGATTACGACGTCATCAAGAAAGTCACTCCGCGCGCCGAAGTGATCGAAGTGTTCAAGGCCCGCGGCGAAGACTACAAGCTGCGCCTGGTCGAAGACATGCCGAATGAACAGGCCATGGGTCTGTACTATCACGAAGAATACGTCGACATGTGCCGCGGCCCGCACGTGCCGAACACGCGCTTCCTGAAATCCTTCAAGTTGACCAAGTTGTCCGGTGCCTACTGGCGCGGCGACGCCAAGAACGAGCAACTGCAGCGCGTTTACGGCACCGCCTGGGCGGATAAGAAGCAGTTGGCTGCGTACATCCAGCGCATCGAAGAAGCTGAAAAGCGCGATCACCGCAAGATCGGCAAGCGTCTGGGACTGTTCCATACCCAGGAAGAAGCGCCGGGCATGGTGTTCTGGCATCCGAATGGCTGGACCCTGTACCAAGTGCTCGAGCAGTACATGCGCAAAGTGCAGCGTGACAACGGCTACCTTGAGATCAAGACGCCTCAAGTGGTTGACCGTAGCCTGTGGGAAAAATCCGGGCACTGGGCCAACTACGCCGACAATATGTTCACCACGCAGTCTGAAAGCCGCGACTACGCCATCAAGCCGATGAACTGCCCGTGCCACGTGCAGGTGTTCAATCAGGGCTTGAAGAGCTACCGCGAGCTCCCAATGCGCTTGGCCGAGTTCGGTGCGTGCCACCGTAACGAGCCTTCGGGTGCGCTGCACGGCATCATGCGTGTGCGCGGGTTCACTCAGGACGACGCTCACATCTTCTGTACTGAAGAGCAGATGCAGGCTGAATCCGCAGCATTCATCAAGCTGACCATGGATGTTTATCGTGACTTCGGCTTTACCGATGTCGAGATGAAGCTGTCCACTCGTCCGGAAAAACGCGTCGGTTCCGATGAGCTGTGGGATCGCGCCGAAGCTGCATTGGCTGCAGCCCTTGATTCTGCGGGCTTGCCGTACGATCTGCAGCCGGGTGAGGGTGCGTTCTACGGTCCGAAGATCGAATTTTCGCTGAAAGATTGCCTCGGTCGCGTGTGGCAGTGTGGTACCTTGCAGCTCGATTTTAACCTGCCTGTCCGTTTGGGCGCTGAATACGTCTCCGAAGACAACAGCCGCAAACACCCAGTGATGTTGCACCGCGCGATCCTTGGTTCCTTCGAACGTTTCGTCGGGATTCTGATCGAGCACTACGAAGGTGCGTTCCCTGCCTGGCTGGCGCCAACCCAGGCAGTGGTCATGAATATCACTGATAAACAGGCAGATTTTGTTGCAGAAGTTGAAAAAACTCTCAACGAAAGCGGATTTCGTGCCAAGTCCGACTTGAGAAATGAAAAGATCGGCTTTAAAATCCGCGAGCATACTTTGCTCAAGGTTCCCTATCTCTTGGTTATCGGAGATAAGGAAGTCGAGATGCAGACTGTCGCTGTGCGTACTCGTGAAGGTGCTGACCTGGGCTCAATGCCCGTCGCCCAGTTCGCTGAGTTTCTCGCGCAAGCGGTTTCCCGGCGTGGTCGCCCAGATTCGGAGTAA
- the infC gene encoding translation initiation factor IF-3 yields MIIKREMRQDKRAAPKAPINENISAREVRLIGAEGEQLGIVSIEDALLKAEEAKLDLVEISADAVPPVCKLMDYGKSIFEKKKQVAAAKKNQKQIQVKEIKFRPGTEEGDYQVKLRNLVRFLSDGDRAKVSLRFRGREMAHQELGMELLKRVEADLLEYGSVEQHPKMEGRQLIMVIAPKKKK; encoded by the coding sequence ATTATTATTAAGCGTGAAATGAGACAAGATAAACGAGCTGCACCGAAAGCCCCGATCAACGAGAATATCTCGGCACGCGAGGTTCGGTTAATTGGTGCTGAAGGTGAACAGCTTGGGATTGTGTCAATTGAAGACGCGCTTCTTAAGGCTGAAGAGGCCAAACTGGATTTGGTGGAAATTTCCGCCGATGCAGTACCCCCTGTTTGCAAGCTGATGGACTACGGCAAATCGATCTTCGAAAAGAAGAAACAGGTTGCCGCTGCAAAGAAAAACCAGAAGCAGATTCAGGTTAAAGAAATCAAGTTTCGTCCAGGGACGGAGGAAGGGGATTACCAGGTAAAACTGCGCAACCTGGTACGTTTCCTGAGTGATGGGGACAGGGCCAAGGTATCCTTGCGATTCCGCGGCCGTGAGATGGCCCACCAGGAGCTGGGGATGGAACTCCTCAAGCGGGTTGAAGCTGACCTGCTCGAGTACGGTTCGGTCGAACAGCATCCTAAGATGGAAGGACGCCAGCTGATCATGGTCATCGCCCCGAAAAAGAAGAAGTAA
- the rpmI gene encoding 50S ribosomal protein L35, translated as MPKMKTKSGAAKRFLKTANGIKHKHAFKSHILTKMSTKRKRQLRGSSLLHPSDVAKVERMLRLR; from the coding sequence ATGCCAAAAATGAAAACCAAAAGTGGTGCTGCTAAGCGGTTTCTGAAAACTGCTAACGGTATCAAGCACAAGCACGCTTTCAAGAGCCACATCCTGACTAAAATGTCGACCAAGCGTAAGCGTCAACTGCGCGGTAGCAGCTTGCTGCATCCGTCTGACGTGGCAAAAGTCGAGCGCATGCTGCGCCTTCGTTAA
- the rplT gene encoding 50S ribosomal protein L20 yields MARVKRGVIARKRHKKILKLAKGYYGARSRVFRVAKQAVIKAGQYAYRDRRQKKRQFRALWIARINAGARVNGLSYSRFIAGLKKASIEIDRKVLADLAVNEKAVFAAIVEKAKATLA; encoded by the coding sequence ATGGCTCGTGTAAAGCGTGGCGTCATTGCCCGTAAGCGTCACAAAAAAATTCTGAAACTTGCTAAAGGCTACTACGGCGCACGCTCCCGCGTATTCCGTGTTGCCAAGCAAGCGGTAATCAAGGCAGGCCAATACGCCTACCGTGACCGTCGTCAGAAAAAACGTCAGTTCCGCGCTCTGTGGATCGCTCGTATCAACGCTGGTGCTCGTGTTAACGGTCTGTCCTACAGCCGTTTCATCGCTGGCCTGAAAAAAGCGTCCATCGAGATCGACCGTAAGGTTCTGGCTGATCTGGCAGTGAACGAAAAAGCGGTGTTTGCTGCGATTGTCGAGAAAGCTAAAGCCACCTTGGCTTAA